A window of the Tachyglossus aculeatus isolate mTacAcu1 chromosome 2, mTacAcu1.pri, whole genome shotgun sequence genome harbors these coding sequences:
- the TMEM42 gene encoding transmembrane protein 42 produces the protein MAISGGAWASGLAGLLSAMAALLAKLAVGPAPRDRPKSLLFRIVCAIFFFVSNSLMWTFYAKGLNLASSSAMVSIMTTTANFLATAFFGYLLYGETRTMLWWVGIGMTICGLLLLQTEVSCAEGRRAAKEKEK, from the exons ATGGCGATCTCCGGCGGGGCCTGGGCCTCAGGGCTGGCGGGGCTGCTGTCCGCCATGGCCGCCCTGCTCGCCAAGCTGGCCGTGGGGCCCGCGCCTCGGGACCGGCCG AAATCCCTGCTGTTCCGGATAGTTTGTGCCATTTTCTTCTTTGTTTCCAATTCCCTGATGTGGACCTTCTATGCCAAAGGACTCAATCTCGCCTCCTCTTCAGCCATGGTTTCCATTATGACGACCACAGCCAACTTCCTGGCCACC GCATTCTTTGGGTACCTGCTGTACGGAGAGACTCGCACCATGCTGTGGTGGGTTGGCATCGGCATGACCATCTGTGGGCTCCTGCTGCTGCAGACAGAAGTTTCCTGTGCGGAGGGCAGGAGAGCTgccaaggagaaagagaagtag